Genomic window (Streptomyces liliiviolaceus):
TAAGACCAGCCTCACCGAGCGGCTGCTCTTCGACGCGGGCGTCGTCGACCGGCTGGGCAGCGTCGACGCCGGCGACACCCGCACGGACGACGGCGCGATCGAACGGCAGCGCGGCATCACCATCCGCTCGGCCGTCGCCGCCTTCACCGCCAGGAACGTGGACTTGGACCGGGCGGGAGAGACGGCCGGGGACGTACAGATCAACCTGATCGACACCCCGGGGCACTCCGACTTCGTCGCGGAGGTCGAGCGCGCCCTGGAGGTCCTCGACGGAGCGGTCCTGCTGCTGTCCGCCGTGGAGGGCGTGCAGGCCCGGACCCGGGTACTGATGAAGACCCTGCGACGGCTCCGCCTGCCCACCCTCGTCTTCGTGAACAAGATCGACCGCGCGGGCGCCCGGGAGGAGGGCCTGCTGGACGACATCCGGCGCAGGCTGACCCCGTGCATCGTCCCGCTGACGGGTGTACGTGACATCGGCACCGCCCGCGCCCGGGTCGTACCGCGTGCCGTGGACGAGCCGCGTACGGCGGAGACGCTCGCCGACGCCGATCCCGGCATCCTGGCGGCGGTCGTGGACGGCCCGCCGCCGACCCCGGACGCACTGCGCGCGGCGCTCGCCGCGCGGACCGCCGACGGCTCCCTGCACCCGGTCCTCTTCGGCTCGGCGCTCGGCGGCCAGGGCATCGCCGAACTCGTCGAGGCCGTGACCCGGCTGATTCCGTCCCCCGGCCCCCTGGAGGAGTCCGGCAGGGTGGAGCCACGCGGCACGGTCTTCGCCGTACGCACCCGGCCCGACGGCGAGCGAACCGCCTATCTCCGCCTGTACGAGGGGGAGGTGACGTCACGTCAGCGTCTCACCATGCTGCGGCGCGAGGCGGACGGCAGGGAGCGGAGGGTGCCCGGCCGGGCTCTCGGCCTCGACGTGGTGGGCCGGCCGGGACCGCTCACCGCGGGCAACATCGCCGCGGTGACGGGCCTGCACGGCGTCCGGGTCGGCGACCGCCTCGGCCGGGTCCCGGACCGCGCCCCGCAGTTCGCCGCCCCCACCCTGGAGACCCTGGTCCGCGCCCGGGACGCCGAACACGCGGCGCCGCTGCGCTCCGCCCTGCTGGCCCTCGCCGACCAGGACCCGCTGCTGCACGCGCGGCCGGGGCCGGCCGGCAGCACCGCGCTGCTCCTGTACGGGGAGGTGCAGAAGGAGGTCCTCGCCGCGACCCTCGTACAGGACTTCGGCATCGAGGCGGAGTTCGAGCCGAGCCGGATCCGCCGTCTGGAGCGGCCGGTGGGCACCGGGGAGGCGTACGAGGAGATCCGGCGGCACGGCCACACCGGGTTCTGGGCGACGGTCGGCCTGCGCGTCGAGCCCGGCCCGCACGGCAGCGGCACGGTCTTCGCGTACGAGACCGAACTGGGCGCCCTGCCTCGCGCGTTCCACCAGGCCGTCGAGGACACCGTGCACGCCACACTGCTCGGCGGCGGCCCGCACGGCTGGCCGGTGACGGACTGCCGTGTCACGCTCGTCCGCTCCGGATACGTCGCGCCGCTCAGCACGGCGGGTGACTTCCGCGGGCTCACGCCGGTGGTGCTGCGCCGCGCTCTGGGGCACGCGCGCACCCGGGTGTACGAGCCGTACCACTCCTTCGAGGCCGACCTGCCCCTCGACGCGCTCGCCCCCGTCACGGCCCGACTCGCGGCCTGTGGAACGGAGTTCGGGGAGACCACGGGCGGCAGCACCTCGTGGCTGGTCACGGGCCGGTTGCCCGCCCGGCACGTGCGCGACATCGAGTTGCGGCTGCCCGGTCTGACCCATGGCGAAGGCGTTTGGTGGTCACGGCCCTCGGGGGACCGTCCGGTGCGCTGACGGGCACAGGCCGGAGCCGCGCGCAGGCGTACGCCAACCCGCCTGTCTGGCGCGGCATTTGGCGGGCACAAGGAAGGAGGAAGGAGGACGGTCCACATGACGACGTCTCTTAAGCGCGTGCCCGGATGGGCGAAGGTCGTGAGTGCCGTCGTGCTGGTTCTGGTGGTGCTCTTCGCCGGTCTTCGGTGGAGCCTGCTGCCCGGACTGGGCGACGTGTTCGGCGAGGAGACCCATGACCGGACGGGGCCCACGCTCCTCAAGTCCATCCAGGACATCAGCCGTTACGACGCCGCCTCGGGCAACTTCCAGGTGGTGGTGGATCTGGAGAAGGACACCAAGTATCTGCCGGACGCGGTCCGGGGCACCCGCACCCTGTACGTGGGGGCGGGCACCGTCGACTCCTATGTCGACCTCGGAAAGATCCGCGACAAGGACGTGCAGGTCAACGAGGACCGCACATCGGCGACGCTCAGGCTCCCCCACGCCGCCCTGGGCAAGCCGGCACTGGACCCCGACCACTCGTACGCAGTCTCCAAGCAGCGCGGTCTCCTCGACCGGCTCGGCGACGTCTTCTCGGACAACCCGAACGACGAGCGGGCCGTCCAGCGGCTCGCCGCCCGGCACATCGGTGACGCCGCCAAGGACAGCGAGCTGACCGCCCGTGCCGAGGAGAACACCACCGGCATGCTCAAGGGGCTGCTGGGCTCGCTCGGGTTCAAGGAGGTGCGGGTGACCTACGGGACCTGAGCCCTCGGTCGGGCGCCGTCCGCCGAGGTCGGCGCCCCGTGCACGACCGCGCCCGCGAGCAGCTCCAAGCGCAGCTCGCGGGCGCATTCACGTCCCGGCCCGAATGCTCCGAAGAGGCTTGTTGCAGCGGCATCTTCGACAGATCAAAGGGTATGCGGGTTCCACCACACCGCAGTCTCAAACTGGAGGGTTGCATGGCACGCGAAGCGCTACGCCCCCGTACCGCCTTTGGTTTCCGCTCCGCGTCACGCTCGGGCCCCGAGAAGACGGACTCCCGCGCCTCCAAGCCGCGCTTCCGCCCGGGCGCGAAGGGCGGACGGCCGTCCGCCAAAGCGCCCCGCGAACCAGCGTCGAAGCCACCGCGTCAGCCGTCCTCGAAGGCGGTCCGCGAGCGGCGCCGGCCTCCCCTGGTCGTACGCGTCCTCGTCGTCCTCATCGCCTTCGCCGCGATGGTGGCCTTCGCCGCCGTGCTGGCCAAGCTCACGCTCCAGCCGTCGCCGGCCTCCGAGGCGCTGACGCACAACAACATCCACCCGGGGCGCTCCCTGCGCGCCTATCTCGACCAGCCCGAGTTGCGGGACGCGGTCAAGCAGATCGGCGGCAACATCGTCCTCGGCATCCCGTTCGGCGTGCTGCTGCCGCTGCTGGTGCCCAAGGCGCGCGGCATGCTGCGGGTGACCCTGCTGACCGCTCTGGCAATGCTGTTCGTCGAGGTGGTGCAGGGGACGTTCATCACCGGGCGGGCCTTCGACATCGACGACGTCATCCTCAACACCTCCGGCGCCCTGATCGGGTATCTGCTCCTCGGCCGGCGGATGAGCCGCGCCGTGCATCCGCGACGGCGCGAGCGCAAGGCGGCCGCGGCCTGAGGTCGCCAAGGGGCCTTTCGCGTAACGGAGTTGGGGCCGTGAGGGGCTGAGGCGGGGGCGTCCGCAGGGTGTGAACGGCTGGTCTGTACCAGAGTCTTGACGCACCCCTTACTTCACTTCTTAAATCAAGAGTCGAAGCGCGTACCCCCCACCTCAGTCGGCTCCTCCCCCACGGGGATCGCCGTACGGAAGGGAGAAGTCGTGGACTCCCCACGCCGGCTCCGCAGATACCTCCTCGCCGCCCTGTCCGCCGCACTCCTGGCATCCGTCGCGGTCGGACCCGCGCAAGCGGATCCCGCCCGGGCGGCGCACGTCCGGGCGGACCCCGCTCCGAGCGCCGCCGCGGCGGTGACGTTCCAGGACACCTTCGACGGCGCCGCCGGTTCGGCCCCCAACTCCTCGAAGTGGCAGATCGAGACCGGCGACAACGTCAACAACCACGAGCGGCAGTACTACACGGCCGGGAACAACAACGCGAAGCTCGACGGCCAGGGCCACCTGGTCATCGAGGCCCGCCGCGAGAACCCGAACAACTACCAGTGCTGGTACGGGCGTTGCGAGTACACCTCGGCCCGTCTCAACACCTCGGGCAAGTTCACCACCACCTATGGACGGGTCGAGGCCCGGCTGAAGGTGCCGCGCGGACAGGGCATGTGGCCCGCCTTCTGGATGCTGGGCAACGACATCGGACAGGTCGGCTGGCCCAACTCGGGCGAGATCGACATCATGGAGAACGTCGGCTTCGAGCCCGGAACCGTGCACGGCACGCTGCACGGCCCCGGCTACTCCGGCTCCGGCGGCATAGGCGCCGGCTACTCGCTGCCCGGCGGGCAGGCCTTCGCCGACGCCTTCCACACCTTCGCGGTCGACTGGTCGCCCGAGCGGGTCACCTGGTCCGTGGACGGCACCGTCTACCAGACCCGCACCCCGGCGGACCTGGGCGGCAGGCAGTGGGTGTTCAACAAGCCGTTCTTCCTGATCCTCAACCTCGCGGTCGGCGGCTACTGGCCCGGCGACCCCGACGGTTCGACCCCCTTCCCCTCGCAGCTCGTCGTGGACGAGGTGAAGGTGACGACGGGCGACAGCCCGGGCGGCGGCTCCGCCATCAGGGGCCTCGCGGGCAAGTGCGTCGACGTGGCGGGCGCGAACCCGGCCAACGGCACGCCCGTCCAGCTCTACGACTGCAACGGCACTACGGCCCAGCAGTGGAGCGTGGGCTCGGACGGCACCATCCGGGCGCTGGGCAAGTGCCTGGACGCGGCCGGCGGTGGCACGGCCGACGGCACACCCGTCCAGCTCTGGGACTGCGCGGGCGTACCCGCCCAGCAGTGGGTCGTCACCGGGGCCCGCGACATCGTGAATCCGCAGGCGGACAAGTGCCTGGACGTCACGGGCAACAACTCGGCCAACAGCACCCGGCTGCAGCTGTGGACCTGCACGGGGGCGGCCAACCAGAAGTGGACGGTCGGCTGAGGGACGGAATTCCTGCTGCGGCGGAGCCGGGCCCGGGGATCGCCCCGGCCCGGCTCCGCTCGTACGTACGAAGCCCGCGCGTGCCCCGTGTGTCACGTGGCACGTCCGCCCCTGTCGGACGTGCCACTCCCCTCCTCGGATCACGCTCGCCGCACGATCAAAGTGCCCTTGCCGCCATGGCCCCATGCACGCCCGTGTCCGCTTCCACGGTCCGCCGATGCGCGGGGTCGCGCCACCCGCGACGGCTCACCACGGCGCGAAAGGCGTGGCGCCACGCGCCCCCCTCGGGCCCCCGGGATTCACCCGGACGCGCCGTCGGCCGACACCCGGACGGCTACCGCGGATGCCAGGTGAGCTTGTCCCCGCCGACCCAGCGGACCACGGCCGGGTCGTCGGCGTCGTGCACCGGGATGCCGTACGCCGCGGCGGCCACCAGGACGTCCGTGAAGCTCTTGGCCTCACCGATGACGGCGCCGTCGATCTCCACGATGCGGAAGGGCGGATCGCCGGGCTGCACGCCCAGGACCGTGATCCGCGGGTACGAGATGTGAGGGCTGGCGATTTCAGTCATGATCCCACCGGTTCCACACGCGTGCCGCCGATAAGCCTGCCCGGGCGGCGCTGTCGGTCGTCGTGGCGCTCGGCGGCGACGGCGGCTGCGACTGTGGCTGTGGCCGCGTCCGTGGCCGTACGAGGTTCGCATCTCATGGTGGCACAGGGCAGGTCGGTCGGCCGCCGTGCGGACCCGGCCCGGCTGGGCCACGCTGGAGCCATGGACCCGGCCGAGGCGCTGGACCGTATCGCCTTCCTGCTGGAGCGGTCGCAGGCCCCCACCTATCGCGTTCGGGCGTTCCGCACGGCGGCGGGCGTCGTCACGGAGCTGTCCGCCGACGAGGTGGCCCGCAGGGCGGCCGACGGATCGCTGGAGTCGCTGAAGGGCATCGGGCCGAAGACCGCGCAGGTGGTGCGCGAGGCGCTGGCCGGACAGCCGCCCGGCTATCTGGAGAGACTGGAGCAGGAGGCCGCGGAGCCCCTCGTCCTGGGCGGCGAGAAGCTGGCGGCCCTGCTGCGCGGCGACTGCCATCTGCACTCGGACTGGTCGGACGGCGGCAGCCCCGTCGAGGAGATGGGCCGTGCCGCGGCGCGGCTCGGGCACGCGTGGGCGGTCCTCACGGACCACTCGCCGCGTCTGACGGTGGCCCGCGGGCTGTCCCCCGAGCGGCTGCGGGAGCAGTTGGACCTGGTGGCGGAACTGAACGAGCGCTGGGCCCCCTTCCGGCTGCTCACCGGTATCGAGTGCGACATCCTCGACGACGGGTCGCTGGACCAGGAACCGGAACTGCTCGCACGGCTCGACGTCGTCGTGGTGTCGGTGCACTCCAAGCTGCGGATGGACGCGCCCGCGATGACCCGCCGGATGGTCGCCGCCGTACGGAATCCGCACGCGGACGTGCTCGGGCACTGCACGGGGCGGCTGGTCACCGGGCGGGGACGGCCGGAGTCGGAGTTCGACGCGGACGCCGTGTTCGCCGCCTGCGCCGGGACGGGCACGGCGGTCGAGATCAACAGCCGTCCCGAGCGGCTCGACCCACCGCGGCGGCTGCTGCGCCGGGCGGTCGCGGCGGGCGTGCTGTTCTCCGTGGACACCGACGCGCACGCGCCGGGACAGCTCGGGTGGCAGGTGTACGGATGCGCGCGGGCGGAGGAGTGCGGGGTGCCGCCGGAGCGGGTGGTCACCACCTGGTCGGCCGAGGAAGTGCTGGCCTGGACACGGGATCGCGTGACTCCCGCGGGCGTGGCGGCCCCGCTCCCGCGGACCTGAGGGCTGTCCCGTGACGCAGATCACGGCCTACACCGCCCCGACCTGGGAACACCCGTCGGTAGTTTCCCGTTAAATCAGCTGTGGGTGCGGATGGGACAGTGTCCCCGGGCCTCACCTTCCGCCCACAGGGAAGATCGTTCGGCTGAAGCCCTGTGGAGCACACCGCCGAGAGGCGACCGCCATCCGTGGCCACCCACAGACGGCCCCGACCGCGATTCCCCCGTCCGGTCGGGGCCTTTCCCGTTCCCGGCGCCTTTCCCTCCCCCGAGGGGGCGTCGTTTGACTTCGAGAGCGCTCCAATCCGTAGCGTCGTCCGTATGACCACTGCACAGCACAAGATCGGTTCGGGCTTCGACCGGCACAGCACCGCGGACGACGTACTCGCCGGCATCGACCTCACGGGCAAGCTGGCGATCGTCACCGGCGGCTACTCGGGACTCGGCCTGGAGACGACCCGCGCGCTCGCCGAGGCGGGTGCCCGGGTCGTCGTTCCCGCGCGGCGCCGGGCGGTCGCCTCCTCGGCGACCGCCGGCATCGACGGCGTCGAGGTGGACGAGCTGGACCTCGGCGACCTGGAGAGCGTGCGCGCGTTCGCCGAGCGGTTCCTCGCCTCGGGCCGCACCGTCGACCTCGTCATCGACAACGCCGGGATCATGGCCTGCCCCGAGACCCGCGTCGGCCCCGGCTGGGAGGCGCAGTTCGCGACCAACCACCTGGGCCACTTCGCCCTGGTCAACCGGCTCTGGCCGGCGATCGCCCCGGGCGGCGCCCGGATCGTCTCCGTCTCCTCGACGGGTCACCACACCTCGGACATCCGCTGGGACGACCCGCACTGGAACCGCGGCGACTACGACAAGTGGGAGGCGTACGGCCAGGCGAAGACAGCCAACGTCCTGTTCGCCGTGCACCTCGACGCCCTGGGCAAGGACTCCGGCGTACGGGCCTTCGCGCTGCACCCGGGCGGCATCCTGACGCCTCTCCAGCGCCACCTCCCCAGGCAGGAGATGGTCGAGCGCGGCTGGATCGACGAGAACGGCGTCCCGCTGAACCCTGAGGGCTTCAAGTCCCCCGAGCAGGGCGCGGCCACTCAGGT
Coding sequences:
- the otr(A) gene encoding tetracycline resistance ribosomal protection protein Otr(A) is translated as MNSWNTAHPSRTRTLNIGILAHVDAGKTSLTERLLFDAGVVDRLGSVDAGDTRTDDGAIERQRGITIRSAVAAFTARNVDLDRAGETAGDVQINLIDTPGHSDFVAEVERALEVLDGAVLLLSAVEGVQARTRVLMKTLRRLRLPTLVFVNKIDRAGAREEGLLDDIRRRLTPCIVPLTGVRDIGTARARVVPRAVDEPRTAETLADADPGILAAVVDGPPPTPDALRAALAARTADGSLHPVLFGSALGGQGIAELVEAVTRLIPSPGPLEESGRVEPRGTVFAVRTRPDGERTAYLRLYEGEVTSRQRLTMLRREADGRERRVPGRALGLDVVGRPGPLTAGNIAAVTGLHGVRVGDRLGRVPDRAPQFAAPTLETLVRARDAEHAAPLRSALLALADQDPLLHARPGPAGSTALLLYGEVQKEVLAATLVQDFGIEAEFEPSRIRRLERPVGTGEAYEEIRRHGHTGFWATVGLRVEPGPHGSGTVFAYETELGALPRAFHQAVEDTVHATLLGGGPHGWPVTDCRVTLVRSGYVAPLSTAGDFRGLTPVVLRRALGHARTRVYEPYHSFEADLPLDALAPVTARLAACGTEFGETTGGSTSWLVTGRLPARHVRDIELRLPGLTHGEGVWWSRPSGDRPVR
- a CDS encoding DUF4230 domain-containing protein, whose protein sequence is MTTSLKRVPGWAKVVSAVVLVLVVLFAGLRWSLLPGLGDVFGEETHDRTGPTLLKSIQDISRYDAASGNFQVVVDLEKDTKYLPDAVRGTRTLYVGAGTVDSYVDLGKIRDKDVQVNEDRTSATLRLPHAALGKPALDPDHSYAVSKQRGLLDRLGDVFSDNPNDERAVQRLAARHIGDAAKDSELTARAEENTTGMLKGLLGSLGFKEVRVTYGT
- a CDS encoding VanZ family protein, giving the protein MAREALRPRTAFGFRSASRSGPEKTDSRASKPRFRPGAKGGRPSAKAPREPASKPPRQPSSKAVRERRRPPLVVRVLVVLIAFAAMVAFAAVLAKLTLQPSPASEALTHNNIHPGRSLRAYLDQPELRDAVKQIGGNIVLGIPFGVLLPLLVPKARGMLRVTLLTALAMLFVEVVQGTFITGRAFDIDDVILNTSGALIGYLLLGRRMSRAVHPRRRERKAAAA
- a CDS encoding glycoside hydrolase family 16 protein; this translates as MDSPRRLRRYLLAALSAALLASVAVGPAQADPARAAHVRADPAPSAAAAVTFQDTFDGAAGSAPNSSKWQIETGDNVNNHERQYYTAGNNNAKLDGQGHLVIEARRENPNNYQCWYGRCEYTSARLNTSGKFTTTYGRVEARLKVPRGQGMWPAFWMLGNDIGQVGWPNSGEIDIMENVGFEPGTVHGTLHGPGYSGSGGIGAGYSLPGGQAFADAFHTFAVDWSPERVTWSVDGTVYQTRTPADLGGRQWVFNKPFFLILNLAVGGYWPGDPDGSTPFPSQLVVDEVKVTTGDSPGGGSAIRGLAGKCVDVAGANPANGTPVQLYDCNGTTAQQWSVGSDGTIRALGKCLDAAGGGTADGTPVQLWDCAGVPAQQWVVTGARDIVNPQADKCLDVTGNNSANSTRLQLWTCTGAANQKWTVG
- a CDS encoding PHP domain-containing protein — translated: MDPAEALDRIAFLLERSQAPTYRVRAFRTAAGVVTELSADEVARRAADGSLESLKGIGPKTAQVVREALAGQPPGYLERLEQEAAEPLVLGGEKLAALLRGDCHLHSDWSDGGSPVEEMGRAAARLGHAWAVLTDHSPRLTVARGLSPERLREQLDLVAELNERWAPFRLLTGIECDILDDGSLDQEPELLARLDVVVVSVHSKLRMDAPAMTRRMVAAVRNPHADVLGHCTGRLVTGRGRPESEFDADAVFAACAGTGTAVEINSRPERLDPPRRLLRRAVAAGVLFSVDTDAHAPGQLGWQVYGCARAEECGVPPERVVTTWSAEEVLAWTRDRVTPAGVAAPLPRT
- a CDS encoding SDR family NAD(P)-dependent oxidoreductase, translating into MTTAQHKIGSGFDRHSTADDVLAGIDLTGKLAIVTGGYSGLGLETTRALAEAGARVVVPARRRAVASSATAGIDGVEVDELDLGDLESVRAFAERFLASGRTVDLVIDNAGIMACPETRVGPGWEAQFATNHLGHFALVNRLWPAIAPGGARIVSVSSTGHHTSDIRWDDPHWNRGDYDKWEAYGQAKTANVLFAVHLDALGKDSGVRAFALHPGGILTPLQRHLPRQEMVERGWIDENGVPLNPEGFKSPEQGAATQVWAATSPQLAGMGGVYCEDCDIAELAPADGTRVGVRAYAVDPASAARLWALSAELTGVDAFA